In Apium graveolens cultivar Ventura chromosome 10, ASM990537v1, whole genome shotgun sequence, the following are encoded in one genomic region:
- the LOC141692303 gene encoding uncharacterized protein LOC141692303 isoform X2, with protein MYKEVKHLLTKHHHLFPVRSSKSSWQPVVTANTTTPGYWLNWRVLICAIWVLSSLVLTFYIILKYEGPKNLRNRRRETGEEEEPAGVVYEDELWKPSLREIHPAWLLGYRLVVFIVLLIMLALNVAVDGGSIFDYYTQWTFTLITLYFGLGALISMHGCYKYDNKVGGDGTYNFDGDAEQGIHGASLSAAYPNMSSSSRNFQKTVGGNDRQIAGFWGYVFQVIFQMSAGAVMLTDTIFWFIIVPLLAIKDYKLNFLVINMHSINAVFLVGEVALNCMRFPWFRISYLFLWTTAYVIFQWILHSLKSTWWPYPFLDLSDSFSPLWYSSVALLQILCYGIFALIMKLKHVTYLRLFPQSYRSSI; from the exons ATGTACAAAGAGGTAAAGCATCTTCTTACAAAACATCACCATCTTTTCCCTGTAA GATCATCAAAAAGTTCCTGGCAGCCTGTTGTAACAGCGAATACAACTACTCCGGGCTACTGGCTGAATTGGAGAGTCCTGATTTGTGCAATTTGGGTTCTATCGTCCTTGGTTTTAACATTTTACATCATTTTGAAGTATGAAGGGCCTAAGAATTTGAGAAATAGAAGAAGAGAAACAGGAGAAGAGGAAGAACCTGCTGGAGTGGTATATGAGGATGAGCTTTGGAAGCCTAGTCTTCGAGAAATTCATCCAGCTTGGCTTCTCGGATATCGATTAGTTGTTTTTATTGTGCTTTTGATAATGCTGGCTCTAAATGTTGCAGTTGATGGAGGCAGCATATTTGACTACTATACCCA GTGGACGTTTACACTGATTACCTTATACTTTGGG CTTGGAGCTCTGATCTCCATGCATGGATGTTACAAATATGACAACAAGGTTGGTGGTGATGGAACGTATAACTTTGACGGAGATGCTGAGCAAGGCATCCACGGTGCTTCTTTATCTGCAGCATATCCTAACATGTCCAGCTCTTCAAGAAACTTCCAAAAAACTGTAGGTGGTAATGATAGGCAAATTGCAGGTTTTTGGGGGTATGTTTTTCAAGTCATTTTCCAG ATGAGTGCAGGTGCAGTGATGCTTACAGACACCATTTTTTGGTTCATAATTGTACCACTTCTTGCCATTAAAGATTACAAACTGAATTTT CTGGTAATAAATATGCATTCCATTAATGCTGTATTTCTGGTTGGCGAGGTTGCGCTAAATTGTATG CGTTTTCCATGGTTTCGGATTTCATATTTGTTCTTGTGGACAACTGCATATGTTATTTTCCAGTGGATTTTACATTCACTCAAATCAACCTG GTGGCCGTATCCATTTCTTGACCTGTCAGATTCATTTTCTCCGCTCTG GTACTCATCGGTGGCGCTGTTACAGATACTGTGTTATGGCATATTTGCTCtgataatgaagctgaaacaCGTAACATATTTGAGACTATTTCCTCAATCATACCGAAGTAGCATTTGA
- the LOC141692303 gene encoding uncharacterized protein LOC141692303 isoform X1 has translation MWIGGKNKEAYAQSLKLTHTTPTHYPSHCICFLHVQRGSSKSSWQPVVTANTTTPGYWLNWRVLICAIWVLSSLVLTFYIILKYEGPKNLRNRRRETGEEEEPAGVVYEDELWKPSLREIHPAWLLGYRLVVFIVLLIMLALNVAVDGGSIFDYYTQWTFTLITLYFGLGALISMHGCYKYDNKVGGDGTYNFDGDAEQGIHGASLSAAYPNMSSSSRNFQKTVGGNDRQIAGFWGYVFQVIFQMSAGAVMLTDTIFWFIIVPLLAIKDYKLNFLVINMHSINAVFLVGEVALNCMRFPWFRISYLFLWTTAYVIFQWILHSLKSTWWPYPFLDLSDSFSPLWYSSVALLQILCYGIFALIMKLKHVTYLRLFPQSYRSSI, from the exons ATGTGGATAGGAGGAAAAAATAAAGAAGCTTATGCTCAAAGCCTCAAATTAACACACACAACCCCCACACACTATCCCTCTCATTGTATTTGTTTTCTACATGTACAAAGAG GATCATCAAAAAGTTCCTGGCAGCCTGTTGTAACAGCGAATACAACTACTCCGGGCTACTGGCTGAATTGGAGAGTCCTGATTTGTGCAATTTGGGTTCTATCGTCCTTGGTTTTAACATTTTACATCATTTTGAAGTATGAAGGGCCTAAGAATTTGAGAAATAGAAGAAGAGAAACAGGAGAAGAGGAAGAACCTGCTGGAGTGGTATATGAGGATGAGCTTTGGAAGCCTAGTCTTCGAGAAATTCATCCAGCTTGGCTTCTCGGATATCGATTAGTTGTTTTTATTGTGCTTTTGATAATGCTGGCTCTAAATGTTGCAGTTGATGGAGGCAGCATATTTGACTACTATACCCA GTGGACGTTTACACTGATTACCTTATACTTTGGG CTTGGAGCTCTGATCTCCATGCATGGATGTTACAAATATGACAACAAGGTTGGTGGTGATGGAACGTATAACTTTGACGGAGATGCTGAGCAAGGCATCCACGGTGCTTCTTTATCTGCAGCATATCCTAACATGTCCAGCTCTTCAAGAAACTTCCAAAAAACTGTAGGTGGTAATGATAGGCAAATTGCAGGTTTTTGGGGGTATGTTTTTCAAGTCATTTTCCAG ATGAGTGCAGGTGCAGTGATGCTTACAGACACCATTTTTTGGTTCATAATTGTACCACTTCTTGCCATTAAAGATTACAAACTGAATTTT CTGGTAATAAATATGCATTCCATTAATGCTGTATTTCTGGTTGGCGAGGTTGCGCTAAATTGTATG CGTTTTCCATGGTTTCGGATTTCATATTTGTTCTTGTGGACAACTGCATATGTTATTTTCCAGTGGATTTTACATTCACTCAAATCAACCTG GTGGCCGTATCCATTTCTTGACCTGTCAGATTCATTTTCTCCGCTCTG GTACTCATCGGTGGCGCTGTTACAGATACTGTGTTATGGCATATTTGCTCtgataatgaagctgaaacaCGTAACATATTTGAGACTATTTCCTCAATCATACCGAAGTAGCATTTGA